AGCTCGCCCCGCGCGCGCGCGGCAGCCATCAGCGGCTGCCAGATGCCCTGCAGGTAGTCCACCAGCACCGGGTCATCGACATAGTCGGGATCGCGGTAAATGCTGACGGCAATGCGGTCGCCGATGCGCCGCTCGGCGGCGGCGGACAGCTCGGAGTTGTCGCCCAGCGACGGAAGCGAGCCGGTTGCACGGCCAGGCGCGGCGCCCGCCGTCTGGGCCACCGAGATGGAAGAGGCAGCCGTGCCAAGCACAAGAACCAGCACCAGCCGGCGCCAAGCCCGGCGCGGTTTTGGCCGAGCATTTTCAGGACAGTTCGATGAAGTCAAAAGCAATCACTTTCAAAGCGTGAATGGACATGCGGGCAAGCTCTTATGATCATGCATAGTTGCAAAGGTTCTGTATCCCCATGACGACATCTTCTTCACCCCTCACCCATTTTGACGGCCAGGGCCAGGCCCACATGGTCGATGTCGCGGCCAAGGCGGCCACGCACCGCATCGCCGTTGCTCAGGGCCGCATCGAGATGAAACCGGCCACGCTGGCCCTGATTCTGGCTGGCAACGCCAAAAAAGGCGATGTGCTGGGCATTGCGCGCATCGCCGGCATCATGGCGGCCAAGAAAACCAGCGACCTGATTCCGCTGTGCCATCCGCTGGCGCTGACCCGGGTTGCTATTGAATTTATAGCTACTTCCGCAGATGATACAAGCGCAAACAGCCTGATTGATGATGAAACGGGTAGCGTGAGCTGCACCGCCACGGTCGAAACCGTCGGCCCGACCGGCGTCGAGATGGAAGCGCTGCTAGCGGTCACCGCCGCCCTGCTGACGATCTACGACATGTGCAAGGCGGTGGACCGGGGCATGACCATCACGGATGTGAAGCTGCTGGAAAAGCATGGCGGGAAGTCGGGGAGCTTTGTCGCCGGCAGCGCTTGAAAGCGCTGTGCGGGACAGGTGTTACCGACCCGCATTCTTGCTGGCCCAGCGCGCATGGTCTTGCGGAAAAGCCGCCCGGTAGCGCGCCAGATACTGCAGGGCTTCGTCATCGCGCCCCAGCATCACCGCGCTTTCAATCACCTTTTCAATCACGCGCGGCTCGGGCGAGTAATGCAGCATGTCCCTGGCCAGGTCGTAGATGGCGGCGGCATTGGCAGGCGTGAGCGGCGTCATGCTCAACTCCGCAAAACGCGCCTGATTGCGGAACAGCCGGCTGCCGCGCACCTTGTCCAGCGTATCTTCG
This DNA window, taken from Polaromonas hydrogenivorans, encodes the following:
- the moaC gene encoding cyclic pyranopterin monophosphate synthase MoaC → MTTSSSPLTHFDGQGQAHMVDVAAKAATHRIAVAQGRIEMKPATLALILAGNAKKGDVLGIARIAGIMAAKKTSDLIPLCHPLALTRVAIEFIATSADDTSANSLIDDETGSVSCTATVETVGPTGVEMEALLAVTAALLTIYDMCKAVDRGMTITDVKLLEKHGGKSGSFVAGSA